atcaaagaagagaataaaGTAGGGTTTGAGATTAATTGTAAGGATTTGAAGAGGGtgaaagatgaagatgaagaagaagaagaagccaagtGTGAAAATGGAGGATCAAAGGATAGTGATAGAGAAGCATCAAATGATAAAGATAGAAAGACAAGTTTGTTTCTGAGATTAGATTATGGAGCTGTGATTAGTGCTTGGGATAATCACGGTTCGCCGTGGAAAACCGGAATCAAACCGGAGTGCATGGTAAGTTGGTGTCTCTAGCTATATCTCTCATCTCTATGTTAGTCTTTAGTAGTGTCGAGTTCCGTTGACTTTGAGCtgatatatattgattataaAAGACGAAATAACGTTATAAAGTTCACTGATCCAGTTGGGAGGGAACACGTGTCTGCCTCATGTTGTGGGTGGGTACGAGAAATTGATGTCGAGCGACGGATCGGTGACACGTCAGCAAGGGAGAGACGGAGGAGGATCGGACGGGGAGAGAGAGGCGAGGGTTTTGAGGTACAAGGAGAAGCGGAGGACGAGGTTGttctcaaagaaaataagatatgAGGTTCGGAAACTTAACGCTGAGCAGAGACCTCGAATCAAAGGTCGTTTCGTGAAGAGGACGTCACTTTTGACGTGATTTGATTTACTTTAATCAACACTTTAAAGATCTTGTAATTAAGACCTTTGAAGTAATTGTCGTAATGTACTGAATAATGAACTGAAACTCTTGGGGCCGATGGTTGTGTAGACTTGTAGCCGGCAACTATGATTTTatagattgattgattgagtaatttattgtatatatCAAATGAAAACTCTTTGTTTATCAAATGAATTGGAGAAAAAAGCCATAATGTGTGATAATAACGAACACTAAAAAATTCGTAGCGAAGACAtgttacaaagaaaacaagtgtaattaaaaaaaacaaaaaaaaaacaagaaacaagttCAAATTAGAACATGCCATTTCCAACAATTTACAAATGAAGCAAGAAATAAAAGCCATTAAGGCCTAGTTATGGCTGAATAGCCCATCACACAATTAAAAAAACCAACATAAAGAGCCCAACTAGGCAACTACTTAAGCCAACCGGTTTGGGTTATCAAGTACGTATTTTAATCGTTAACCAGTAAAAATCGTGAATTTCAACCGACTGAATTTGGTTAACTTCACAAGGTTGACGCATAGCTCACGCGCCGCCGACTTGCTACGATTGACATGAGCGGATACGAGCGTAAGAACACGACGGCGAACTCAATCACCATCACCAAGCGGAAGCGTAACTCGATTTCGGAACAATCGGAGAACGTATACGAGAAATCGAATAGGAAGGAGTCAATAACCTTAAAACCTCACCGTTCTTTTACGCCGGGATTCAGCCAGCGTGATTGTAAACCTGTCAGACATAGTAAGTCTTCTCTCCGCCGGCGACGGAGAACTAAGGAGAAGATCTCGAGTTCCGTTGAGCGCGAATGGGTGTTTTCCgcaaacaattttgaaaatctagCAGGTCTGTGTGCATTGCAATCACACTGAATAATGCACTTATATGCTTTTATTAGCTTCACGAAGTATCACATTCCGTACTTTGAACACATTTTTATCTTATGTGTATGAAAAACTTGATATCTCCTTTTCAATTCTTCAGATAAATTAGTATTAGTTTCGTACAATCTACTTGGTGTTGACAATGCGTCGAACCACATGGACTTGTATTACAATGTTCCGCGGAAGCACTTAGAGTGGAGTAGACGGAAACATCTCATATGCAAGGAGATTAGTCGTTACAATGCAAGCATCTTATGTCTTCAGGCAAGTTCCAGGGGATTGCCTAGATCTACACTATTTAAGTTTCATTGCATTCTCATGTCCAAATTTATTGCAGGAGGTTGACCGCTTTGATGATTTAGATGTTCTTCTTAAAAATAGAGGATTTCGAGGTGTTCACAAGGTATATATACGAGTCAAAAGCTTTATTACCTTGTATGCAATGGTGCCTTTTTCATACATTTAGTATTTTTTAGAGTCGGACTGGAGAAGCGAGTGATGGTTGTGCTATATTTTGGAAAGAGAATCTGTAAgttcagtttttttctatttagGATCATTTTTAATGTGGTGGGAAGTCTCTATATGCTGGAGTCAGGATCAGGAATCTAGCCATTTGAATTGTCTACAGGGAATATCTCTCTTTTGGAACGAGATAAATTAGATCTTCTAGTTATCTGTTTTGAATGTTTCGAAATTGTTAATGGTAGGTTCACGTTGTGTTATGTTATCAGCTTTGACCTTGGCTTCACAATATATTGTTCAAGGCTGAAAGCTTTGCTTTCTATTGTTCTCgatgttatttattttgtattagaCTCTTACTCTACTAGTTTCAtcatttatgttatatttCTGCTGTGAATGCAGATTTGAACTTCTAGACCATCAACATATAGAGTTTGATAAATTTGGTATGCGAAACAATGTTGCTCAACTTTGTGTTTTAGAGGTATGCACCGTTTTAAGTTATTTCTGTATTGTCGTCTTCCCCCTCTTTTCTCCTCtgtcttttcttgattctaGAAGCACAGAGATATGACAAGCTTAATTGTGGgcattattttatatatttttccctCCTGTTGTGTTTTCAGCTTTGCAGGCTAATTGCTTAATTTTCTTAGTTTCAGCCCTTgcaattaattaatttacttgATTGTCTATTACGGAACAGATGAACTGTGAGGAGGACCCAAAGTCTAAATTACGGGTGCGATCATCAGAGTATGTCTGAGTTCTGTTCTGATTCCTTTACTGGAGTGAATATTGAACTTACTTTTAAGATCCTTACTAAATTTTATGCGCACTTCCATGTTTGGTTGATTTATGCAAACTTCTACTAGTCCTCGAAGGCTAGTGGTTGGGAATATACATGTCCTATTCAATCCTAAGCGTGGGGATATCAAGCTTGGCCAGGTATGTCTTGCTAGATCCTTACAAAATTCTGATAAAAACTGGCTTATCCATAAAATCGGTAGAGCATTTCTGTCACTACACATCCTGAGTTTAGAAATGTCAATTTTTTAGCTAGTACTATTTTATGGTATTCATCAGTACATCAATGCCTGTCAGTATTGAAACTTCATTGAAATTCTAAGTAGCTCGCTCATTTCTTGATATTTGATATGTCATAACTTATAGGTAAGACTCTTTCTGGAGAAGGCTTACAAGCTATCACAGGAATGGGGAAATATTCCTGTGGCGATTGCAGGTGATCTGAATAGCACTCCACAGGTGATCTCTaccaacttttgttttttttgttctaatacTTATTTTTTAGCTGAATTCTAAAACTTACTCTGGATTTGCTGTACAGAGTGCAATCTATGATTTCATAGCTTCAGCTGATGTGAGTTCCATTGAGGGTTCTGGActctttcttttacatttcGCCTGGtcataatttttttcctttctttacTGGGAAAGTTAGAATGAACTCTTTATattccttttttaattttggacagTTGGATACACAACTTCACGATCGCAGGCAAATTTCTGGCCAGACTGAAGTGGAACCAAAGGAGAGGTCATTCAGAAACCATTATGCATTTAGGTAGCTTGTAATTCACCGGGGTCTTTGGTTTCTCTAAATAATGTATCCATATTCCTTTTCTGCCTACCTGATGAACGGATAGATTGCTTATATCTCTTCTGTTTACCTGATGAACTGATAGAGTGATAGattacttatatttttctttggcCTGCGCTTAATCAACTACGTAATCCTCAGATGAAGTTTCTATCTCAATTTAGTCTAACTAAACAACTCCCTCTTTCGTCAGTGCTTCAGCATCCATCTCCGGATCACTACTCAATGAGTGGAGCCAGGAAGAATTACAGCTTGCAACTGGTGGTCAAGAAACCACTCATGTCCAACATCAACTGAAGCTTAACAGCGCATATAGTGGAGTTCCTGtaagtgtttttgtttcttgttctcgACTGGTGGACGCATCGAAAAGAGTTGAAATCTGCCTTACAGGAAAACTAAGTTCTTAGGAACTGTGGCTTTCTTTTATACTAGATACTGAAAAACGTTTAGGGAAAGTAGCATGTTGTATGATGTTATATATCCTTCTAGTATGCTAAGACCTGAGATCTTGCAGGGTACATATAGAACTAGAGATCAACGCGGTGAACCATTGGCAACAACGTATCATTCCAGGTTCCTTGGAACTGTTGATTATATATGGTAAGTCTGTTGTGCTTATGAAATCCGAATCATTAATCAGAGCTTTCAATTATATATGGCTATCAATGTTGTGATATATGCACATGTAATTTTGAAATCTCAATAATTAATCTGAGGTTTTGAACCCAGGCATACCAAGGAACTCGTTCCTGTGAGGGTTCTTGAGACCTTGCCAGCAGATGTATTGAGAAGAACAGGTGGACTACCTAGTGaggtaagtttttttttctaggctaaactttttttctggGGCAACCCTTTACTTTCTCGAGTTACTCTATTCATTTTTTCAAGAATGTAAAAACTGGGATTATTGGAAGAGTTGCATACAAGTCTCTGACCAATGAAAATTTGCAGAATTGGGGAAGCGACCATCTCGCTATCGCATGTGAACTCGGCTTTGTCAATGACTGGCAATGAGCCAAAATGTTAGCACCAACCACTAAACCGAGCCACCTGACTTGGCCATCCCTTGAGGTTTTTGAATGCTCATCGAGGCTTCTGAATTGGAGTTCGGAAACAGATTCAGTAAATtgtaaaacataaacaagTTTTGGGCTCATTCCCATACATAGATTTGCTTacttgaaacatttttttttaccttacCTACCCAAGACTTGCACCTACTCTTTCTgcttttaaaaagttaatacCAAAATAGCATGTTACTGGACGTGTACCTATGAGGAGCGAAGACCCATTTTGCTACTAGAAGCAAAACAATGTAAGAGACGTTGCGTAAAAAGTATCTCAATCTGTTCACTCCAAAATAAGCTCTTCTCAAGTGTCATCTGACGCTGCATTAATCAAAATACCACACGGTATTATCAAAAGTGTCGTAAGCATTCTTTCCAAGTGTTGGGAATACATTGGGTACACAAATCGGCCATTTACAGTTAACACACATCTATTTAAAtcactcttttctctttgctCCACCAAAACATTCCggcataaacaaaaaaaagtccCACTAGAAAAGCTCATTATGAAAGTGAACGAGGAAAACAACAAGCCGACAAAGACCCATGTCTTAATCTTCCCATTTCCGGCGCAAGGTCACATGATTCCCCTCCTCGACTTCACCCACCGCCTTGCTCTCCGCGGCGGCGCCGCCTTAAAAATAACCGTCCTAGTCACTCCAAAAAACCTTCCTTTTCTCTCTCCGCTTCTCTCCGCCGTAGTTAACATCGAACCACTTATCCTCCCTTTTCCCTCCCACCCTTCAATCCCCTCCGGCGTCGAAAACGTCCAAGACTTACCTCCTTCAGGCTTCCCTTTAATGATCCACGCGCTTGGTAATCTCCACGCGCCGCTTATCTCTTGGATTACTTCTCACCCTTCTCCTCCAGTAGCCATCGTATCTGATTTCTTCCTTGGTTGGACCAAAAACCTCGGAATCCCTCGTTTCGATTTCTCTCCCTCCGCTGCTATCACTTGCTGCATACTCAATACTCTCTGGATCGAAATGCCCACCAAGATCAACGAAGATGACGATAACGAGATCCTCCACTTTCCCAAGATCCCGAATTGTCCAAAATACCGTTTTGATCAGATCTCCTCTCTTTACAGAAGTTACGTTCACGGAGATCCAGCTTGGGAGTTCATAAGAGACTCCTTTAGAGATAACGTGGCGAGTTGGGGACTCGTCGTGAACTCGTTCACCGCCATGGAAGGTGTTTATCTCGAACATCTTAAGCGAGAGATGGGCCATGATCGTGTATGGGCTGTAGGCCCAATTATTCCGTTATCTGGGGATAACCGTGGTGGCCCGACTTCTGTTTCTGTTGATCACGTGATGTCGTGGCTTGACGCACGTGAGGATAACCACGTGGTGTACGTGTGCTTTGGAAGTCAAGTAGTTTTGACTAAAGAGCAGACTCTTGCACTCGCCTCTGGGCTTGAGAAAAGCGGCGTCCATTTCATATGGGCCGTAAAGGAGCCCGTTGAGAAAGACTCAACACGTGGCAACATCCTGGACGGTTTCGACGATCGCGTGGCTGGGAGAGGTCTGGTGATCAGAGGATGGGCTCCACAAGTAGCTGTGCTACGTCACCGAGCCGTTGGCGCGTTTTTAACGCACTGTGGTTGGAACTCTGTGGTGGAGGCGGTTGTCGCCGGCGTTTTGATGCTGACGTGGCCGATGAGAGCTGACCAGTACACTGACGCGTCTCTGGTGGTTGATGAGTTGAAAGTAGGTGTGCGTGCTTGCGAAGGACCTGACACGGTGCCTGACCCGGACGAGTTAGCTCGAGTTTTCGCTGATTCCGTGACCGGAAATCAAACGGAGAGGATCAAAGCCGTGGAGCTGAGGAAAGCAGCGTTGGATGCGATTCAAGAACGTGGGAGCT
This sequence is a window from Arabidopsis thaliana chromosome 1 sequence. Protein-coding genes within it:
- the UGT89B1 gene encoding UDP-glucosyl transferase 89B1 (UDP-glucosyl transferase 89B1 (UGT89B1); FUNCTIONS IN: in 7 functions; INVOLVED IN: metabolic process; LOCATED IN: cellular_component unknown; CONTAINS InterPro DOMAIN/s: UDP-glucuronosyl/UDP-glucosyltransferase (InterPro:IPR002213); BEST Arabidopsis thaliana protein match is: UDP-Glycosyltransferase superfamily protein (TAIR:AT1G51210.1); Has 6052 Blast hits to 5982 proteins in 308 species: Archae - 0; Bacteria - 87; Metazoa - 884; Fungi - 31; Plants - 4945; Viruses - 61; Other Eukaryotes - 44 (source: NCBI BLink).), with amino-acid sequence MKVNEENNKPTKTHVLIFPFPAQGHMIPLLDFTHRLALRGGAALKITVLVTPKNLPFLSPLLSAVVNIEPLILPFPSHPSIPSGVENVQDLPPSGFPLMIHALGNLHAPLISWITSHPSPPVAIVSDFFLGWTKNLGIPRFDFSPSAAITCCILNTLWIEMPTKINEDDDNEILHFPKIPNCPKYRFDQISSLYRSYVHGDPAWEFIRDSFRDNVASWGLVVNSFTAMEGVYLEHLKREMGHDRVWAVGPIIPLSGDNRGGPTSVSVDHVMSWLDAREDNHVVYVCFGSQVVLTKEQTLALASGLEKSGVHFIWAVKEPVEKDSTRGNILDGFDDRVAGRGLVIRGWAPQVAVLRHRAVGAFLTHCGWNSVVEAVVAGVLMLTWPMRADQYTDASLVVDELKVGVRACEGPDTVPDPDELARVFADSVTGNQTERIKAVELRKAALDAIQERGSSVNDLDGFIQHVVSLGLNK
- a CDS encoding DNAse I-like superfamily protein; protein product: MFFLKIEDFEVFTRFELLDHQHIEFDKFGMRNNVAQLCVLEMNCEEDPKSKLRVRSSDPRRLVVGNIHVLFNPKRGDIKLGQVRLFLEKAYKLSQEWGNIPVAIAGDLNSTPQSAIYDFIASADLDTQLHDRRQISGQTEVEPKERSFRNHYAFSASASISGSLLNEWSQEELQLATGGQETTHVQHQLKLNSAYSGVPGTYRTRDQRGEPLATTYHSRFLGTVDYIWHTKELVPVRVLETLPADVLRRTGGLPSENWGSDHLAIACELGFVNDWQ
- a CDS encoding DNAse I-like superfamily protein gives rise to the protein MSGYERKNTTANSITITKRKRNSISEQSENVYEKSNRKESITLKPHRSFTPGFSQRDCKPVRHSKSSLRRRRRTKEKISSSVEREWVFSANNFENLADKLVLVSYNLLGVDNASNHMDLYYNVPRKHLEWSRRKHLICKEISRYNASILCLQEVDRFDDLDVLLKNRGFRGVHKSRTGEASDGCAIFWKENLFELLDHQHIEFDKFGMRNNVAQLCVLEMNCEEDPKSKLRVRSSDPRRLVVGNIHVLFNPKRGDIKLGQVRLFLEKAYKLSQEWGNIPVAIAGDLNSTPQSAIYDFIASADLDTQLHDRRQISGQTEVEPKERSFRNHYAFSASASISGSLLNEWSQEELQLATGGQETTHVQHQLKLNSAYSGVPVSVFVSCSRLVDASKRVEICLTGKLSS
- a CDS encoding DNAse I-like superfamily protein (DNAse I-like superfamily protein; CONTAINS InterPro DOMAIN/s: Endonuclease/exonuclease/phosphatase (InterPro:IPR005135); BEST Arabidopsis thaliana protein match is: DNAse I-like superfamily protein (TAIR:AT3G18500.2); Has 35333 Blast hits to 34131 proteins in 2444 species: Archae - 798; Bacteria - 22429; Metazoa - 974; Fungi - 991; Plants - 531; Viruses - 0; Other Eukaryotes - 9610 (source: NCBI BLink).), which codes for MSGYERKNTTANSITITKRKRNSISEQSENVYEKSNRKESITLKPHRSFTPGFSQRDCKPVRHSKSSLRRRRRTKEKISSSVEREWVFSANNFENLADKLVLVSYNLLGVDNASNHMDLYYNVPRKHLEWSRRKHLICKEISRYNASILCLQEVDRFDDLDVLLKNRGFRGVHKSRTGEASDGCAIFWKENLFELLDHQHIEFDKFGMRNNVAQLCVLEMNCEEDPKSKLRVRSSDPRRLVVGNIHVLFNPKRGDIKLGQVRLFLEKAYKLSQEWGNIPVAIAGDLNSTPQSAIYDFIASADLDTQLHDRRQISGQTEVEPKERSFRNHYAFSASASISGSLLNEWSQEELQLATGGQETTHVQHQLKLNSAYSGVPGTYRTRDQRGEPLATTYHSRFLGTVDYIWHTKELVPVRVLETLPADVLRRTGGLPSENWGSDHLAIACELGFVNDWQ